A genomic stretch from Desulfolutivibrio sulfodismutans DSM 3696 includes:
- a CDS encoding XdhC family aldehyde oxidoreductase maturation factor translates to MNDLLETLLARLEAGESVVRAAIVAQEGSAPRAAGAHMLVFADTSIAGTVGGGLVEARVMDAAAVVLAEGLARVMDFNLTGEMAAGADMICGGRLRIFLERLDPDQAGLFAALRDRLETGERCLLATPLDAPGNGGGKILLAGDGSTVSPDKTPPEDQAALRRAGESLLAPACMDAGGRRYFLEPCQGRPRLFLMGAGHVSRATALAAGLAGYSVIVLDDRPEFANRERFPGVHEVAVADMEDCFAGRTITPRDMVVIVTRGHLNDATVLAQTLGTRAGYVGMIGSRRKRDAIYDRLRTQGVTDAELARVHCPVGLPIGAETPEEIAISIVAELIAVRANQGLPRHP, encoded by the coding sequence ATGAACGATCTTCTGGAAACGCTCCTTGCCCGGCTGGAGGCCGGAGAATCCGTGGTCCGGGCGGCCATCGTCGCCCAGGAGGGCTCTGCGCCGCGCGCGGCCGGGGCGCACATGCTGGTGTTCGCCGACACGTCCATCGCCGGGACCGTGGGCGGGGGGCTGGTGGAGGCCCGGGTCATGGACGCGGCCGCCGTTGTCCTGGCCGAGGGCCTGGCCCGGGTCATGGACTTCAACCTGACCGGGGAAATGGCGGCCGGGGCGGACATGATCTGCGGCGGCAGGCTGCGCATCTTTCTGGAGCGCCTGGACCCGGATCAGGCCGGGCTGTTTGCGGCCTTGCGGGACCGTCTGGAGACCGGGGAGCGCTGCCTTCTGGCCACCCCCCTGGACGCCCCCGGAAACGGCGGGGGAAAAATCCTTCTGGCCGGGGACGGCAGCACCGTTTCGCCGGACAAGACGCCGCCCGAGGATCAAGCCGCCCTGCGCCGGGCCGGGGAGAGCCTCCTGGCCCCGGCCTGCATGGACGCCGGGGGCCGCCGCTATTTCCTGGAGCCCTGCCAGGGCAGGCCGCGACTCTTCCTCATGGGGGCCGGGCATGTGTCCCGGGCCACGGCCCTGGCTGCCGGGCTGGCCGGGTATTCGGTCATTGTCCTGGACGACAGGCCGGAATTCGCCAACCGGGAACGCTTCCCCGGCGTCCACGAAGTGGCCGTGGCCGACATGGAGGACTGCTTCGCCGGACGGACCATCACCCCGCGCGACATGGTGGTCATCGTCACCCGGGGACACCTCAACGACGCCACGGTCCTGGCCCAGACCCTTGGCACAAGGGCGGGCTACGTGGGCATGATCGGCAGCCGCCGCAAGCGCGACGCCATCTACGACCGGCTACGGACCCAGGGCGTGACCGACGCGGAACTGGCCCGGGTGCATTGCCCCGTGGGGCTTCCCATCGGGGCCGAGACCCCCGAGGAAATCGCCATCAGCATCGTGGCCGAACTCATCGCCGTGCGGGCAAATCAAGGACTTCCCAGGCATCCATAA
- a CDS encoding sensor histidine kinase, which produces MRGAGLILAVTLLLAACVMESDGQGRAMPRALQGVLDMAGWDMAADGPLRLDGEWEFYPHRLLSPDDFQEPGYMEKARSYVLPSPWNQDTADGTAMGADTGFATLRLRVGPAPGTPRPALYLFNINAAYRLWIDGSLAARSGEVGQNAAQERPEPSKRLIPFANLGRPVDIILQVSNFQYRDGGLIAPVWLGPQETLQAWQDRSLGAAMFFVGAFFVMGLYHMALFFFRPKTVSPLYFSLYCFAWMGNYAASDTSGWALRLFFPDIATRLLDQIALCCFFISIPVGFAFFRSLYPEEFSRRLLAACIAMCTIFVAVAAFASGLTLAQALPLYYLISGLLIIYCLHRLYTAWRRGREEAGFLFAGFCVLGLIGINDMLADMKLLASTPRIPEGMLAFSLCQAFALSRRLSRAFTAKERLSVALEGKNLSLEKEMAERTRLEREIVTISEEERRRISLELHDGLCQELTAARLHCDVLRPSCSGTDAGCEELARLSGLLDGLVDHAYDLSRGLWPLEHDSVGVGPSFRDMIQRLGESSAIPMEFHREMPCETCRNPHLAQLYRIAQEAVTNAVKHSRATRILISLTCPSARAAVLVVRDDGRGLAQAETTPGGLGLGIMAHRARIIGATLCIEDAPGGGAQVVCTVPCQANTNDPDTRRAS; this is translated from the coding sequence ATGCGCGGTGCAGGCCTCATCCTGGCCGTGACCCTGCTTTTGGCCGCGTGCGTGATGGAGTCGGACGGACAGGGCCGGGCCATGCCCCGGGCGCTCCAGGGCGTGTTGGACATGGCGGGTTGGGACATGGCGGCGGATGGTCCCCTGCGCCTGGATGGCGAATGGGAGTTCTACCCGCACCGTCTGCTTTCGCCCGATGATTTCCAGGAACCGGGGTATATGGAAAAAGCCCGGAGCTATGTCCTGCCCTCCCCCTGGAACCAGGACACGGCCGATGGGACGGCCATGGGCGCCGATACCGGATTCGCCACCCTGCGCCTGCGCGTGGGCCCTGCCCCGGGCACGCCCCGTCCGGCCCTGTACCTGTTCAACATCAATGCCGCCTACCGCCTGTGGATCGACGGTTCCCTGGCAGCCCGTAGCGGCGAGGTGGGACAAAACGCCGCCCAGGAGCGTCCCGAACCGTCGAAACGGCTCATCCCCTTCGCCAATCTGGGACGCCCCGTGGACATCATCCTGCAGGTGTCCAATTTCCAATATCGCGACGGGGGGCTCATCGCCCCGGTCTGGCTGGGGCCCCAGGAGACGTTGCAGGCCTGGCAGGATCGATCCCTGGGTGCGGCCATGTTTTTCGTGGGCGCGTTTTTCGTCATGGGGCTATACCATATGGCCCTGTTTTTTTTCCGGCCCAAAACCGTCTCGCCGCTCTATTTCTCCCTGTACTGCTTCGCCTGGATGGGGAACTACGCCGCCTCGGACACCAGCGGCTGGGCGTTGCGCCTTTTTTTCCCCGACATCGCCACCCGGCTTTTGGACCAGATCGCCTTGTGCTGCTTTTTCATCTCCATTCCCGTGGGGTTCGCCTTTTTCCGGTCCCTGTATCCAGAGGAATTTTCCCGGCGTCTGCTTGCGGCCTGCATTGCGATGTGCACCATTTTTGTGGCCGTGGCGGCCTTTGCCTCGGGCCTGACCCTGGCCCAGGCCCTGCCCCTGTACTACCTCATCTCCGGATTGCTCATCATCTATTGCCTCCACCGGCTGTACACGGCCTGGCGGCGGGGACGGGAGGAAGCCGGTTTCCTCTTCGCCGGATTTTGCGTGCTGGGGCTCATCGGCATAAACGACATGCTGGCCGATATGAAGCTGCTGGCCTCCACGCCGCGCATCCCGGAAGGAATGCTGGCGTTTAGCCTGTGCCAGGCCTTTGCCCTGTCCCGCCGCCTCTCCCGGGCCTTCACGGCGAAAGAGCGCCTGTCCGTCGCCCTGGAGGGAAAAAACCTGAGCCTGGAAAAGGAGATGGCCGAACGCACCCGGCTTGAGCGGGAGATCGTGACCATCAGCGAAGAGGAGCGCCGCCGCATCAGCCTGGAACTGCACGACGGCCTGTGCCAGGAACTGACCGCCGCCCGGCTGCACTGCGATGTCCTGCGCCCCTCCTGCTCCGGAACGGACGCCGGGTGCGAGGAACTGGCCCGGCTGTCCGGACTTTTGGATGGCCTGGTGGACCACGCCTATGACCTCTCCCGGGGGCTGTGGCCCCTGGAGCACGATTCCGTCGGCGTGGGACCGTCTTTCCGGGACATGATCCAGAGGCTGGGCGAGTCGAGCGCCATTCCCATGGAATTTCACCGGGAGATGCCCTGCGAGACCTGCCGCAATCCCCATCTGGCCCAGTTGTACCGCATCGCCCAGGAGGCCGTGACCAATGCCGTGAAGCACTCCCGGGCCACGCGCATCCTCATTTCCCTCACCTGCCCGTCCGCCCGGGCGGCGGTCCTGGTCGTGCGCGACGACGGCCGGGGCCTGGCCCAGGCCGAGACCACCCCGGGCGGCCTGGGACTGGGCATCATGGCCCACCGGGCGCGCATCATCGGGGCCACGCTGTGCATCGAAGACGCGCCCGGCGGCGGCGCCCAGGTGGTATGCACGGTTCCCTGCCAAGCCAACACGAACGATCCCGACACCCGGAGGGCGTCATGA
- a CDS encoding response regulator transcription factor: protein MTMGPCIGARVFLADDHPAVREGLTLRLLQERFEVCGEAENLAELVARIDASAADIALVDLTLCEESGLDLIPELRARGIPVLVYSMHEDAETVRRAFARGAASYVTKRETSAVLVDAVRRTLAGERYVSPRIAAALDAAGAQDETAARVATLSERERQTLDLLAKGEANTEIAAALGVSVRTVESYCARILVKLNLDGMKSLRKYAIRDYKPS from the coding sequence ATGACCATGGGACCATGCATCGGAGCCCGCGTGTTCCTGGCCGACGACCACCCCGCCGTGCGCGAGGGGTTGACCCTGAGGCTGCTTCAGGAGCGCTTCGAGGTGTGCGGCGAGGCCGAAAACTTAGCCGAGCTTGTGGCCCGCATCGACGCCAGCGCCGCCGACATCGCCCTGGTGGATCTGACCCTGTGCGAGGAAAGCGGCCTGGACCTGATCCCGGAGCTGCGCGCCCGGGGGATTCCGGTGTTGGTCTATTCCATGCATGAGGATGCCGAGACCGTGCGCCGGGCCTTTGCGCGCGGGGCCGCAAGCTACGTCACCAAACGGGAGACCTCGGCCGTTTTGGTGGATGCCGTACGCCGGACCCTGGCCGGGGAACGCTACGTCAGCCCCCGCATCGCCGCCGCCCTGGACGCGGCCGGCGCACAGGACGAGACCGCCGCCCGGGTCGCCACCTTGAGCGAACGTGAGCGGCAGACCTTGGACCTGCTGGCCAAGGGCGAAGCCAACACCGAGATCGCCGCCGCCCTAGGGGTCAGCGTGCGTACCGTGGAGAGCTACTGCGCCCGCATCCTGGTCAAACTCAATCTGGACGGCATGAAGTCCCTGCGCAAATACGCCATCCGCGACTACAAGCCGAGCTGA
- a CDS encoding CatA-like O-acetyltransferase: MIRSIDMDTWPRKAHFAFFQNRKNPCLSLTFPVNVAGLLRFRAAQGETKRRFTDYVYHAVMASVNAIPEFCMRLVDKKPVLFSKVDSAFTYIPKGRDLHANCIAAYDAAFSTFSRNIQAARDAADASPTLAPEGCDSQGLVYLTCLPDIPFTAVANPWDDPWTDSVPRIAMGMVDPAAGTMPVSVEALHSFVDGRHIAAFLKGLSGILETPESSFAS, from the coding sequence ATGATACGATCCATCGACATGGACACCTGGCCGCGCAAGGCCCACTTCGCCTTTTTCCAGAACCGGAAAAATCCCTGCCTCTCCCTCACCTTTCCGGTCAACGTCGCAGGTCTGCTGCGGTTCCGGGCGGCCCAGGGCGAGACAAAGCGGCGCTTTACGGATTACGTCTACCACGCCGTCATGGCCAGCGTGAACGCCATTCCGGAATTTTGCATGCGCCTTGTGGACAAAAAACCCGTCCTCTTTTCCAAGGTCGATTCCGCCTTCACCTACATTCCCAAGGGACGCGACCTGCATGCCAACTGCATCGCCGCCTATGATGCCGCGTTTTCGACCTTTTCGCGAAACATCCAGGCGGCCCGGGACGCGGCCGACGCCTCCCCGACCCTGGCCCCCGAGGGCTGTGACAGCCAGGGGCTCGTCTACCTGACCTGCCTGCCGGACATCCCGTTCACAGCAGTCGCCAATCCCTGGGACGACCCGTGGACCGATTCGGTGCCGCGCATCGCCATGGGCATGGTCGATCCGGCCGCCGGGACCATGCCGGTGTCCGTGGAGGCCCTGCATAGCTTTGTCGACGGCAGACACATTGCGGCGTTCCTGAAAGGCCTCTCCGGTATCCTGGAAACGCCCGAGTCGTCGTTCGCATCTTGA
- a CDS encoding nuclease-related domain-containing protein: protein MNRKTPRAEQEIFADLTALCVSPGYVHALAYLCYRDNTMSYADEMTEADMVKQFNPSQLIRIEINTLIGLMVKAEVDWRLPTPQVLQEYLDTTERLLEELHDSMSGDMYRGVTPEVVSSGTFDPFRQGKAFREPIFYGGESAYSFQYLDLAARRYASDAPWLLKQRGFTISDSCTVAKAIDRVVDGHFVDVRKRMRKLHPDEWTMLPIYTVTVAEVAAQSLLAVELTERVLSAFTLPAGNRNSSFHAPHEFNAISATPLLRMPTGDFVSLQSYALAEALYDTPYYWMFEDKAYRPILAKNRGDFTESFASERLGLVFGGERVYANVDIWETKAKKAGEIDVLVVWGNRAIVVQAKSKRLTLEARKGNDQAIRDDFKKSVQDAYDQAIECSQCLGEKRFTLTDVSGREIVLPYELKEIYVFCVVSDHYPALSFQARQFLSTVTVPRIQPPLVMDVFTLDAMTEMLQSPLGFLSYVNRRANYADKILASQELTILAYHLKHNIWVDSGVSLFLADDISAGLDIAMTVRRTGIAGAATPSGILTRLNKTTLLGRIIKEIEARPEPAIIELGFFLLALSEDSVKEVSHAIDRLAALARADGKHHDLTLGYGVCEAGLTVHCNNYSASIAALHLQSHCKIRKYKEKASRWFGLCVDPAGPSIRFGISLYYTWVQIDAMDEVTRDMQTSMPTVALKPLLQGKILRKKIGPNDQCPCGSGRKHKKCCRP, encoded by the coding sequence TTGAACAGAAAAACTCCACGCGCCGAGCAAGAGATTTTCGCGGACCTGACAGCACTCTGCGTCAGCCCTGGCTACGTTCATGCGCTCGCGTATCTCTGCTACCGAGATAACACGATGTCGTACGCGGATGAAATGACTGAAGCCGACATGGTGAAACAGTTCAATCCTTCGCAGTTGATCCGCATCGAGATAAACACATTGATCGGATTGATGGTGAAGGCCGAAGTCGACTGGAGATTGCCGACACCACAGGTCCTGCAGGAGTATCTCGACACGACCGAACGGCTGCTCGAGGAGCTGCATGATAGCATGTCGGGTGACATGTACCGAGGTGTGACCCCCGAAGTCGTCAGTTCTGGCACCTTCGATCCGTTCAGACAAGGCAAGGCTTTTCGAGAGCCAATCTTCTACGGCGGAGAATCAGCTTACAGCTTCCAGTATCTGGACCTCGCTGCAAGGAGGTATGCCTCCGATGCACCTTGGCTGTTGAAGCAACGAGGCTTCACAATATCCGATTCCTGCACTGTTGCAAAAGCCATCGACCGTGTAGTTGATGGTCATTTTGTCGACGTCCGCAAGAGAATGCGCAAACTGCACCCGGACGAATGGACAATGCTCCCGATTTATACCGTAACAGTGGCCGAGGTGGCGGCGCAGTCTCTCCTAGCAGTGGAGCTAACGGAACGAGTGCTGAGCGCTTTTACTCTCCCTGCTGGTAACCGCAACAGCAGTTTCCACGCGCCCCACGAATTTAACGCCATCTCCGCGACACCGTTGCTGCGCATGCCGACTGGAGATTTTGTGTCTCTCCAGTCCTACGCATTAGCCGAAGCGCTCTATGACACACCATATTATTGGATGTTTGAGGACAAGGCCTATAGACCAATACTGGCGAAGAACCGTGGCGACTTCACAGAGAGCTTTGCCTCGGAACGGCTTGGTCTAGTGTTCGGAGGTGAGCGGGTATACGCGAATGTCGACATCTGGGAAACTAAAGCGAAAAAAGCTGGCGAGATAGACGTACTGGTTGTCTGGGGTAATCGTGCAATCGTGGTTCAAGCGAAGTCGAAACGATTGACGCTTGAAGCGAGGAAAGGCAACGACCAAGCCATTCGAGACGACTTCAAAAAGAGCGTCCAGGATGCTTACGACCAGGCCATCGAGTGCTCACAGTGCCTTGGTGAAAAGCGGTTCACGCTGACGGACGTAAGTGGTCGCGAGATCGTGCTGCCGTACGAACTGAAAGAAATCTACGTCTTCTGCGTTGTTAGCGATCACTATCCGGCGCTGAGTTTCCAAGCTCGGCAGTTTCTGAGTACCGTGACCGTACCCCGCATACAACCTCCGCTGGTCATGGACGTGTTCACGCTCGACGCCATGACGGAAATGTTGCAATCGCCGCTCGGCTTTCTCAGCTATGTCAACCGGCGGGCCAACTACGCGGATAAAATACTGGCTTCACAGGAATTGACAATCCTGGCCTACCACCTGAAGCACAATATCTGGGTGGATTCTGGTGTGAGCCTGTTCTTAGCCGACGATATCTCGGCAGGACTTGATATTGCAATGACGGTCCGGCGCACTGGGATTGCTGGTGCCGCAACGCCGAGCGGTATCCTGACGCGTTTGAACAAAACAACGCTGCTCGGGCGCATCATCAAGGAAATTGAAGCCCGGCCTGAGCCGGCAATCATTGAGCTCGGCTTCTTTCTCCTGGCGCTTAGTGAGGACTCGGTCAAAGAAGTCAGCCATGCGATTGACAGGTTGGCGGCACTCGCCAGGGCTGATGGGAAGCACCACGATCTGACTCTTGGGTACGGTGTCTGCGAAGCCGGACTTACGGTCCATTGCAATAACTACTCTGCGTCGATTGCCGCTTTGCATTTGCAGTCGCATTGCAAGATTCGCAAGTACAAAGAGAAGGCTAGCCGATGGTTCGGTCTTTGCGTGGACCCAGCTGGACCGAGTATTCGATTCGGCATTTCTTTATACTACACGTGGGTACAAATCGACGCTATGGATGAGGTGACGCGCGACATGCAAACATCGATGCCTACAGTGGCGCTCAAACCATTACTTCAGGGAAAGATCCTCCGAAAGAAGATCGGTCCTAATGATCAATGCCCCTGCGGAAGCGGCCGCAAGCACAAGAAGTGCTGCCGACCCTAG